A genome region from Schlesneria paludicola DSM 18645 includes the following:
- a CDS encoding glycoside hydrolase family 2, producing the protein MATHRIHLRGPWDYSLHAAAVGVAPAVTKIGTANMPREWREVFEEIGGTAVFRRKFHRPTNLSPQERVVLVCTEVRGAGRASLNEHPLGEFTAEGNAVEFDVTGRLNSFNEFTIEIAFEPSQFPALSGGLYGVVAIEIRSADE; encoded by the coding sequence ATGGCGACGCATCGAATTCACCTGCGCGGACCTTGGGACTATTCACTGCACGCGGCGGCAGTTGGCGTTGCGCCGGCGGTGACGAAAATCGGTACGGCGAACATGCCGCGTGAGTGGCGCGAGGTCTTCGAAGAAATTGGCGGAACGGCCGTCTTTCGCCGGAAGTTTCATCGCCCTACGAATCTGTCGCCGCAAGAACGTGTCGTGCTTGTCTGTACCGAAGTTCGCGGAGCAGGACGGGCGAGTTTGAACGAACATCCGCTCGGCGAATTCACGGCTGAAGGGAATGCCGTCGAATTTGACGTCACTGGCCGATTGAACTCGTTCAACGAATTCACCATTGAGATCGCGTTCGAACCCAGCCAGTTTCCGGCGCTTTCTGGTGGCCTGTATGGCGTCGTGGCGATCGAAATTCGCAGTGCTGACGAGTGA
- a CDS encoding succinate dehydrogenase/fumarate reductase iron-sulfur subunit: MSHSSSKNMNLTLKIWRQAGPTATGVLKTYPLSNISPDMSFLEMLDVLNEQLIAKGEEPVAFDHDCREGICGTCGVMINGQAHGPDSATTTCQLHMRRFQDGDTIVIEPWQAKAFPIVRDLVVNRSAFDRIIQSGGYVSVNTGNAPEANTTLVPHHVQQDAMNAAACIGCGACVASCKNASAMLFVSAKVSHLANIPQGQGERSKRVLKMVAAMDAEKFGNCTNTAECEAACPAGIKLTNIAQLNREYIKATLFSTE; encoded by the coding sequence ATGAGCCACTCTTCATCCAAAAACATGAATCTGACACTCAAGATCTGGCGACAGGCCGGTCCAACGGCCACCGGAGTGCTGAAGACCTACCCACTCAGCAACATCTCGCCCGACATGTCATTTCTCGAAATGCTCGACGTGCTCAACGAGCAGTTGATCGCGAAGGGTGAAGAGCCCGTCGCGTTCGACCACGACTGCCGGGAAGGAATCTGCGGCACCTGTGGCGTCATGATCAACGGCCAGGCACACGGCCCCGATTCGGCCACGACGACCTGCCAACTGCATATGCGCCGCTTCCAAGACGGCGACACGATCGTCATCGAACCGTGGCAAGCGAAGGCGTTTCCCATCGTTCGCGACCTGGTCGTCAACCGCTCTGCCTTCGATCGCATCATCCAGTCGGGTGGATATGTGTCTGTCAACACGGGTAATGCCCCCGAAGCGAATACCACTCTCGTGCCACATCATGTGCAACAGGACGCCATGAACGCGGCGGCATGCATCGGATGCGGCGCTTGCGTCGCATCCTGCAAGAACGCGTCGGCCATGCTGTTCGTCTCTGCAAAAGTCTCGCACCTCGCCAATATCCCTCAGGGGCAAGGCGAACGTAGCAAGCGCGTCCTAAAGATGGTGGCCGCGATGGATGCCGAAAAGTTCGGAAACTGTACGAACACCGCCGAATGCGAAGCCGCTTGCCCGGCCGGAATCAAACTGACAAACATCGCTCAGCTCAACCGCGAGTACATCAAGGCAACGCTGTTCTCAACCGAGTGA
- a CDS encoding sodium:solute symporter, whose product MPLSEHARDHTLDIAVLAIYLVAVVGYGCWFAWRTKTSEQFMSAGRSIPGWAVGLSIFGSYISSISFMANPGKSYKDNWNAFVFAISMPLAIWLSVKYFVPFYRRSGHLSAYEHFEERFGAWARTYAVVCFLLTQLARLGMILYMLALAFEPLVGIDVKTIIIVSGIAITLYPFLGGTEGVIWTGVVQSIVLVAGVIVCLIAVMLELQGGFGELFKVAIENNKFSLGKIAFAEPNATLSQVWYANISQSTFWVVLVMGMVTHLQNFGIDQAYIQRYVTAKSDADAGRSVWLGGLCFIPLSAAFFFIGTALFVLYVHQRPGEIPVGTKPEGVLPYFIGHELPPGVMGLVLAAVFSAAMDSNLNCCATLYLCDIHRRYLRPNASERESMMALHASTLVMGALSILTALGITQINSAALDIWWKLVGILSGGVLGLFLLGVLSRRATSFHAAIGVIFGAVVIVWMTFSPIWKTRLEANNMAWLVSPFHDNLILVVGTLTILLVGLAVSRFSVRQTRDVRISSGENLETIQEPAT is encoded by the coding sequence ATGCCGTTATCCGAACACGCCCGTGATCACACGCTCGATATTGCCGTGCTGGCAATTTACCTGGTTGCCGTGGTGGGTTACGGCTGCTGGTTTGCCTGGCGTACGAAGACGTCAGAACAATTCATGTCCGCCGGGCGATCGATTCCGGGCTGGGCCGTCGGACTCTCGATTTTCGGTTCGTACATCAGCAGCATTAGCTTCATGGCCAATCCAGGAAAGTCCTACAAAGACAACTGGAATGCCTTTGTGTTCGCGATTTCGATGCCGCTTGCCATCTGGTTGTCTGTCAAATACTTCGTGCCGTTCTATCGCCGAAGCGGTCACTTGTCGGCCTATGAACATTTCGAAGAACGATTTGGCGCCTGGGCTCGCACGTATGCTGTCGTCTGTTTCCTACTGACGCAACTTGCGCGGCTGGGAATGATTCTGTACATGCTGGCGCTGGCGTTCGAGCCGCTTGTCGGTATCGACGTCAAGACGATCATCATCGTCAGTGGAATTGCGATTACGCTTTATCCGTTCCTGGGTGGGACCGAGGGGGTCATCTGGACGGGGGTGGTGCAGTCGATCGTGCTTGTCGCGGGAGTCATTGTTTGCCTGATTGCGGTGATGCTGGAACTCCAGGGCGGGTTTGGCGAACTGTTCAAAGTGGCGATCGAGAACAACAAGTTCAGCCTTGGAAAGATCGCCTTCGCTGAGCCCAATGCCACGCTATCGCAGGTTTGGTACGCGAATATTTCACAGTCGACGTTCTGGGTCGTGCTGGTTATGGGGATGGTGACGCATCTGCAGAACTTTGGGATTGATCAGGCCTATATTCAGCGGTACGTGACGGCAAAATCCGATGCCGATGCGGGACGAAGTGTCTGGCTGGGCGGCTTGTGTTTCATTCCCCTGAGCGCGGCGTTCTTCTTCATTGGAACGGCCCTGTTCGTGCTGTATGTCCATCAGCGGCCTGGTGAGATTCCGGTCGGTACGAAGCCCGAGGGGGTTTTGCCTTATTTCATCGGACACGAACTTCCGCCCGGCGTGATGGGACTGGTGCTGGCCGCGGTATTCTCGGCGGCGATGGATTCGAATTTGAACTGCTGTGCGACGCTGTATCTGTGCGATATTCATCGCCGGTACCTGCGGCCGAATGCGTCAGAGCGCGAGTCGATGATGGCTTTGCACGCGTCGACGCTGGTGATGGGGGCGCTGAGTATCCTGACAGCGCTCGGGATCACGCAGATCAATTCTGCGGCGCTCGACATCTGGTGGAAACTGGTTGGGATTCTGAGCGGCGGGGTCTTGGGATTGTTCCTGCTGGGGGTCTTGTCACGGAGAGCGACGTCATTTCATGCGGCGATCGGCGTCATTTTTGGTGCGGTCGTGATCGTCTGGATGACATTCAGCCCGATCTGGAAAACGCGTCTCGAGGCCAATAATATGGCGTGGCTGGTGAGCCCCTTTCACGATAATCTGATTCTGGTGGTCGGAACATTAACGATTCTGCTGGTTGGTCTGGCCGTCAGTCGCTTTTCAGTTCGGCAAACTCGCGATGTTCGGATCAGTTCCGGTGAGAATCTTGAGACCATTCAAGAACCCGCGACTTGA
- a CDS encoding dihydrodipicolinate synthase family protein: MSLFQKPLRGIVPPMVTPLLNRDELDLAGLDRLVEHQVKAGVAGLFVLGTTGEGPSLSYRLRYELVERTCEIVAGRVPVLVGITDTSVEEALELSQFSKGAGANAVVAAPPYYFGLGQAEVREFLRDVADESVLPMFVYNMPSCVKLSLTVETIEQLSDHKNICGVKDSGGDIEWYRQLLKLRSVRPDWTFLIGPEHLMAESVLMGGDGGVNGGGNLYPRLFVSLFQAADRKDQKEIDRLQEELLRLGELYNICGAGPAGYLRGLKSGLEAAGICSGRVAPPFIEIDETERTRVAALIKTLGLAQAGKAANVK; encoded by the coding sequence ATGTCCCTGTTTCAAAAGCCGCTACGCGGCATTGTCCCGCCGATGGTCACTCCTTTGCTCAATCGCGACGAATTGGATCTCGCAGGTCTGGATCGACTGGTTGAACATCAGGTTAAAGCGGGAGTGGCTGGGTTATTCGTTCTTGGTACCACCGGCGAAGGGCCGAGCCTGAGCTATCGGCTGCGTTACGAACTGGTCGAACGCACGTGCGAGATCGTCGCCGGACGTGTTCCGGTTCTTGTCGGGATCACGGACACCTCGGTCGAAGAAGCGTTGGAATTGTCGCAATTCTCGAAGGGAGCTGGCGCCAATGCCGTCGTGGCCGCGCCGCCCTACTACTTTGGCTTGGGCCAAGCCGAAGTGCGCGAGTTTCTGCGCGATGTGGCGGACGAATCGGTCCTGCCGATGTTCGTGTACAACATGCCGTCGTGCGTGAAGTTGTCGCTGACTGTGGAGACGATTGAGCAACTGTCGGATCACAAGAATATTTGCGGCGTGAAAGACAGCGGGGGCGATATTGAGTGGTATCGTCAGTTGTTGAAACTTCGCAGCGTTCGCCCCGATTGGACGTTCTTGATCGGCCCCGAACACCTGATGGCGGAATCGGTATTAATGGGAGGGGACGGCGGCGTGAACGGCGGTGGGAACCTGTACCCACGCCTGTTCGTCAGCTTGTTCCAGGCTGCGGACCGCAAAGATCAGAAAGAGATCGATCGCCTGCAAGAAGAGCTGCTGCGTCTCGGCGAGCTGTACAACATTTGCGGTGCGGGGCCGGCGGGTTACCTGCGCGGTCTGAAGAGTGGTTTGGAAGCGGCCGGAATCTGCTCAGGCCGAGTCGCTCCGCCGTTCATCGAGATTGATGAAACGGAACGCACGCGTGTTGCGGCTCTAATCAAGACTTTAGGTCTTGCGCAGGCAGGCAAGGCGGCCAACGTCAAGTAG